The following are from one region of the Hylaeus volcanicus isolate JK05 unplaced genomic scaffold, UHH_iyHylVolc1.0_haploid 12258___fragment_4___debris, whole genome shotgun sequence genome:
- the LOC128882203 gene encoding protein CDV3 homolog, which translates to MADLDDFFAKKDRKKAKGKKFTTTEEIAKKLEETEKRLGKSKTKDKPTNLEGEETQQIEEEDEWREFEEEKKDYTGLKIGNLTLNESLDAESDDEKDTGDNSSDGECGEGGTKHAGPWKKPDVPAAAPQEVVAEEAAPPPPPVTSSGNSYKAPRFRIVQTVASSSPRQRGKNIAPDIHSEEYFPTLNSKQQQGAEPTGPWGRRKRDEGTFEEVRNRGGSRSYGVQDSQAQAPKLSLDNKYGALSQDQS; encoded by the exons ATGGCTGACCTGGACGATTTCTTCGCGAAAAAGGATCGCAAAAAAGCGAAAGGAAAGAAGTTCACGACCACCGAGGAGATAGCGAAGAAATTGGAAGAGACGGAGAAACGGTTGGGAAAGTCGAAAACGAAAGACAAACCTACGAATCTGGAAGGCGAGGAGACCCAACAAATCGAG GAAGAAGACGAATGGAGGGaatttgaagaagaaaaaaaggattaTACCGGTTTAAAAATAGGAAATTTAACACTTAACGAGTCTCTCGATGCAGAATCCGACGATGAAAAAGACACAGGAGACAATAGTTCCGATGGAGAATGCGGAGAAGGCGGTACTAAACATGCAGGGCCATGGAAGAAGCCCGATGTACCTGCTGCAGCACCTCAAGAAGTTGTGGCAGAAGAAGCAGCTCCACCTCCACCACCTGTTACTTCATCGGGAAATAGTTATAAGGCACCACGTTTCAGAATTGTTCAAACTGTAGCTAGTAGTAGTCCCAGACAACGAGGGAAAAATATTGCTCCAGATATACATAGCGAAGAGTACTTCCCAACATTGAACTCAAAACAACAACAAGGCGCTGAACCCACTGGGCCATGGGGTAGACG GAAACGAGACGAAGGTACGTTCGAAGAAGTGCGTAACAGAGGGGGAAGCAGATCATACGGTGTGCAAGATTCGCAAGCTCAAGCGCCCAAACTTTCTCTGGATAACAAATACGGTGCCCTCTCGCAAGATCAGAGCTGA